The DNA window TTTAAAATTTGGTCTCGAAAAATCCTTCTGTTCCATTTAACTTCTACATCTATAAAAAAATTACCAAGAATGATCTTTGATTATTTCAGTTGATGGGATTAATCTTCGGTCACCTTTCTTAATTGAATGAACTTTGCTGCTTTGGACAAGACTTCGAGCATGGTTGTAACTTATTTTGCATTTTTGTGCAAATTCACTGATTGTCAGAAGTTCCGGGATTTGCTCCTTTAATTGCCTTTTCTCTATTCTGGTTAAGGTATTCTTTAGCTCCTCTAAGCTAGAATTTAATGTAATAAATGGATTATCCATCTTCATCGTTTTTAGTTTAACAATGAATCAAAATAATATGCTTCATTCCATTACTTCTGTCTCAATTGTCTCAGATTTAAATTTGCCTGACATTTAGCAACCAATTTTCTAATTCAACTTGAGTCACATTTGTTTTCGATTCGTGAACGGGACCAATGTTTTCCAGTGCTAACATCAAAGATTTTATAATTTCCTTTTGTACTCTAGCTGATCCATGTTTAAAATTTGCTAAGGGGTCAACTATCTTACCTTCTTCAGAAATTATTCTATTATAAGTTCTTCTTAAAGAAATTAATGAAACGTCGTATTCTTCTGCGATTTCTACAATGGTACTTGAATTTACATCTCTTGAACTAATCCCGCTTTTAAATTTAGCTAATTCTAAATACAACAGAGCCCTATGAATACCTCTTTTTGAACTTGAATCTGGAATTAAACCCATTATTCGAAGTTTTTCCATGACAATGGTATGGTTAGTAATAATCTTTTGAATACCCTTATTAAAGAACATTTTCAGATTTATTTAAGCTGAGAAGGTCTCTGTAGTTTTGCTTGACATTAATCTTTAATGGTTTGAAATTTCTTTTATGACTTTCGTGTGAGATTTTTATGTATCTAATAAAATTACTAATTGTTGTATGACCACTAATTTCCATGAGCTCTGTAGTTCTATCTATGCCCTCCCTGACCATATCCAAATAAGCATTCGTAATCATTGTCCTTCTCATAACATGTGTTTTCAAATGACGCCATCTATCTAATCCCGCTGCTTTGCCTATTTCTTTAATATGCTTATTAAGTTTTTGCTCGGTTATGTTTGGTGGGAAATTATTGTTGTATTTCTCTAAAATTTCTTCAGCTAAACCTTGAATTGGTATCCAAACCTCTCTACCAGTTTTGCCTGTTCTAACATGAATAAATCTAAAACCATTTTCTTTTATAATATCACTTTTCTGAAGCTTCAGTAAGTCACCAACTCTTAATCCCAGACAACAACCTAAAACAAACCAATCCCGATAAACAGTTTTGGGTTTTTCACTTAATGAATTTTCTTTTTCAATAATTGGTAATGGAAAATCAGCAAGCTTTAAAATTTCTAACGGTGTTAATGCAATAGATTCATCTTCATTCGATTCTTCCTGGATAACCATGAACTTTTTATTCTTATAAGCTGGGTTCACAATGTGTCCTTCAGATTCAGCTTCTCTTAAAAAGAATTTTAATTCCTTAATGTATTTTCCAATCGTATTGATACCATATCCCTTTTTACCCGACTCTGTCTGTGTATTTTTTAAAAATGTTACAAAATCATGGTAGAATTTCAGATCTATTGTGGAAAAGGAAATACGATGAATTTCTTCATTGTATTTTTTAATTACTTTATAAAACTGCCCCTTATTGTGCATTGCACCTGAAGAGTACCTAATGAAAGTATTACCTTTCGGATGTTGGTGTTTAAAATCATTTGAAAACCAATCATCTAAAAAGTCGATAAAAGTCATTGCAGTGGTTCGTGAAGAGAGCTCTCTATTGTATTTAACATTCTCAAGAGCCAATTTTATTTCATGGGATGTAGGGTCAATTTTTTGTTGATTAAAAAAATCTTCCACTTTCTGAAGGTTTTTTCTCCATTGATCAAAAAGTTTTCGATCGCCTGGTTTTACTTTTTTACCTTCTAAAGGATCTCCCTTTGAATTCCATGAATCTGGTTCGCTAATATGACCTATTGCGATTTGCACCATTTTCTTATTGTAATGAGTTCTTAATTGAGTATGGCCGGTATTTTTTATTTTGAAAGTTGGTCTTAATCTTACTATCATGGAGCAATGATAAGGTCTGTTTTAGGGTCAATTCAATCTTGGTACTAAGATAATACTATTGTGGATTTAATATCATTTACAGCAAGTTAAATGCATGATTGTTAAAAATATTAATCTATTAAAGATGGTTTTAGTCTCGTCCGGACCGCTTCAATTTTTATAAACCCTTGCAACACAATGTTTTGTAGGGGTTTTTTATTTTATGTAGTCGTTATGGTAGTCGGAAATATAAATTGTTTTATACCTTGGAGTGGCTACGATCAAAATTCAAATAATTTATAATCAACAGTAATCTTTCCTGCTACCTTAAATAAAATCCACTTTCCAAATTGGCCTTAGAAAGCCGCGGTCTTATAACATCTCATTTTTGGTAAGCACCTTGTGATTATAACATTGATATGATTTCGATTTTATACGAAAATTGTAGGATATGTCAAGAAACTTCAAACTAAAAAATTGACAACTTAATTGTCATCCATGGTCGCTATTGATAATTATTTTGTAAAAAATATGCAATAAATCCCCATTTAAAAACCAAAATTCTGAGAGACGCACCATGAGTGTAAAACCCCTCAATTTTTAGACAACTCCCTCAGTTCTCTTACACTATCTCTCCCTTTGATTTGATTATGGTGAATCCATCAAAATGTTCTATATCTAGCTCATAAGAAGATTTATATTGACTTATTTTCTTAATTAATTCAAAAAGTAATCTTTTGTCTTTCTTAAATATTACAATCCTGTTAGTTGAAAGTTTTAATAATAACTTATCTATCTTTAAATCATATGCATCTGTATCCCTTCAGAGTAAAGTGGACTAATTAGTTCTAAAGTTAAGAGATAGATTTTATTAAATTGTTTAACTATTATCTATCTAAAAATGAAAGCTAAGAAAAGCAGTACTACATCTCTGATCAGAGATGTGAGAAGAAAAACCAGAAGAAAATTTTCAGCCGAAGAAAAGATTCGAATTGTCCTTGAAGGTATGCGAGGAGAAGAGAGTATCTCTGAGATCTGTAGAAAGGAAAGTATCCATCCTAATCAGTATTATAAGTGGAGTAAAGACTTCATGGAAGCGGCGAAGAAAAGAATGCAGGGAGACACCCAAAGAGAAGCTAATACGGATGAAGTAAAGGAACTTCGAGCAGAGAATGATAAACTCAAAAAGCTGGTAGCAGAGCTGAGTTTGAAGAATAAGGTTCTGAAAAAAAGTTTGAGAGGACTGGAATAAAAATCAGCAGATATATGCGATATAGCCAGTCAGAGAAAATGGAGATCATCCGCATTGTGGAAGGCTCAGAAATAGGTGTAGTTCGAACCCTTTTTGAATTAGGTATTCCTAAAAGCACTTTTTATAAATGGTATGGCAGATACCTTGAAGAAGGCTATGATGGACTTGCCAGCAGGGCAAAGCAACAGAAACGATTCTGGAACAAGCTACCGCCCTGGGAGAGGCAAAGAGTTGTGGAAGTAGCTTTGGAGCAGCCCGAACTCTCTCCAAGGGAGCTTGCTTATCACATCACAGACAAAGAGCGGTGGTATGTCTCAGAATCTACAGTTTACAGGATTCTTAAGAGTCATGGATTGATTACATCTCCTGCATACATGGTAATGAAAGCATCGGATTCATTCAGAGATAAGACCAAAAGAGTACATCAAATGTGGCAGACAGACTTTACCTATCTGAAAGTCATCGGTTGGGGAATGTATTACTTGTCCAGCATTCTTGATGATTACTCTCGTTATATTATCCACTGGGAACTATGTAGCAATATGACCGATAAGGATGTGGAAAGAAACATTATTGCAGCGATTCAGAAAGCAGGATTAGGGAAAAGTTATCGACCAAAACTTCTATCAGATAACGGTCCATGCTATAAGTCCGGTGAACTTAAAAGTTTTCTGGAAACACAGCAAATTACCCATGTGAATGGCAAGCCCTATCATCCACAGACACAAGGTAAGATTGAACGCTATCATCGCTCGATGAAAAATATCATCAAACTCGATGTGTATTACAGTCCAGATGAGTTAAAGGTAAGAATAGCTGAATGGGTGAACTGGTACAATAATCACAGTCATCAATCATCCCTTCTATGCGCTTATAAATGATGTTCCCTGCTGGTTCGCTATTGAAGTCTCTTACATTAAGAAAATCTATTTGTGCATAATCTTTAGGATCTCCATTCTCATCAAATAATTCATCTTCAATGGTCACGGATCTCCCTTTCAAAACAAGATCCGAAACATCTACACCTTCGAAACGCAATCGCAGCTTTGAACCGAAATAACATGTACAAGGGTCAAATCCTATCTGGATATCAGTTGAAAACCAATTCGTTTGATTTCCCGCATTTGCATGATTACTTACTGCAGAAACTCCTACGGTATTTTTATCTAAGGCTTGATCATAAGAGCGGACATGTCTTAAAAGCCCTGAAACAGGAGATGTCAAGCCACTTGTATTGTTAAATTCCAAATAGACATTTACATGATCATAAGCTGTTAATTCACTTAATATATTGGCAAAGATTCGTATTACTCCTCTGTATCTATTATACATTATTATGTATGGTACAGATGGATGTTTCACATTTTGTGATGTTGAATAAACGCGGTTAGGATTTGTAGAATTAACTGGCTCTCCATTGGGATAGTACCCAAGTCCTACCCAAAGTAGTTCCCATCCGTCCTCCCAATGGAAATCTCTTTCTTCAAAAGGTACTACTTCATAGAGTTCTGGGCGTCCCGGAACACCATCATCATACGGACTAACCATTAATAAATTTCCGGATACATAGTTTGGTACTGACCAGCCTGCCGTATTGTTCATATTTAAAGGCTCAAAACCAAATCCATTTTCATCTATAGGCGCTACTTCAAAAGAAGTATTTAACCAGGGATTGATAAGCCCCTGAAACTCATTGTTAATAGGATTAGCCGGGTTCGTACTTATTCCTTTTACACAGTTTCCCTGCGAAAAGGCTGTACTTACACATAGGGCAATAATTAGTATTGTTATATTGAATATTCTCATTATTCTCAATTAAATATTTTACCAGTAAATGTTTTTTTAGTCATAAATTCATACTCCGCCCGAACATTATTCAAGGAGTCAATTTCTAAATATCCCACTGGATCTGAATTTGGATTATTTGTAGACCATTGCACTCGACGGTTGGTGAATCCGACCAAACTCCCATTAAAGAAAATTGTGTCCTGATTCCCGAAGAAGTTTACCGCGTGTAGTGCTTTGTCATCATCACATGTAGGAATGCGGTTAAATGCGAATAGTAATTCTATAACTACAGTATCTGTTATTGCGTCATCAAATGTCCCTTTGAACTTATTTATGACTAAAGCCTCACAGGTATTATCCTTTATAACGAATTCTCGGAAAACCGAATCAATCCCGGTATCATTTGGAAAACACTCCTGATCTGCTGTCTTTGAAGTCACTAATGCCGCATTGTATATACCAGGTTGTAATGGAGCAAAGAAGCTTCTTTCGATTTCAAATAACTCCGGACCTCCTTCTATTATTTCGGCTCCTAAATACCATTTGTATGTATCAGCCAAAGAATCCATTGCACGAAACCTTATTATCCCTCCAAAGAAAACAGTATCTATAACGTAAACCTCATTCCACGGCTCAGTGAAACCTAATTGTTTAGATATCGAAAAATCCGCGGTAGTTGGAAACTTATTAAAGCAAGGATCAAAATTCGGACAATTTGGATTGGTCGGATCATTGCAAACCAGATCCGGATCATCATCAGAATTATTACACCCCAGCATGAAAATGGTCAATAATAGACAAGCTATAATTCTCATTCATTGTCGTTTAGTGTATCAATTTGCTCTTTTAGTTCTATCACATAAAGTGTAAGTTCCTCTACCTTCTCGAGTAGTTTTTTGTTAAGTTCACCTAAGTCAACACCATTGGAATTCACATAATCTGCGGAGGGAATACTTGGCAAGTGACCATTTTTATTAATAAAATCTTTCAATTCATATAAGGGCATTCGATAATAGTCCTTCTCAAATACATAATCTGGCCAGTTATCAAGTGTTGCTATATAATATTTTGCTGTGATTTTA is part of the Hyphobacterium sp. CCMP332 genome and encodes:
- a CDS encoding transposase, which gives rise to MKAKKSSTTSLIRDVRRKTRRKFSAEEKIRIVLEGMRGEESISEICRKESIHPNQYYKWSKDFMEAAKKRMQGDTQREANTDEVKELRAENDKLKKLVAELSLKNKVLKKSLRGLE
- a CDS encoding phage integrase SAM-like domain-containing protein, with translation MIVRLRPTFKIKNTGHTQLRTHYNKKMVQIAIGHISEPDSWNSKGDPLEGKKVKPGDRKLFDQWRKNLQKVEDFFNQQKIDPTSHEIKLALENVKYNRELSSRTTAMTFIDFLDDWFSNDFKHQHPKGNTFIRYSSGAMHNKGQFYKVIKKYNEEIHRISFSTIDLKFYHDFVTFLKNTQTESGKKGYGINTIGKYIKELKFFLREAESEGHIVNPAYKNKKFMVIQEESNEDESIALTPLEILKLADFPLPIIEKENSLSEKPKTVYRDWFVLGCCLGLRVGDLLKLQKSDIIKENGFRFIHVRTGKTGREVWIPIQGLAEEILEKYNNNFPPNITEQKLNKHIKEIGKAAGLDRWRHLKTHVMRRTMITNAYLDMVREGIDRTTELMEISGHTTISNFIRYIKISHESHKRNFKPLKINVKQNYRDLLSLNKSENVL
- a CDS encoding DDE-type integrase/transposase/recombinase, yielding MRYSQSEKMEIIRIVEGSEIGVVRTLFELGIPKSTFYKWYGRYLEEGYDGLASRAKQQKRFWNKLPPWERQRVVEVALEQPELSPRELAYHITDKERWYVSESTVYRILKSHGLITSPAYMVMKASDSFRDKTKRVHQMWQTDFTYLKVIGWGMYYLSSILDDYSRYIIHWELCSNMTDKDVERNIIAAIQKAGLGKSYRPKLLSDNGPCYKSGELKSFLETQQITHVNGKPYHPQTQGKIERYHRSMKNIIKLDVYYSPDELKVRIAEWVNWYNNHSHQSSLLCAYK